Within the Deltaproteobacteria bacterium genome, the region CGCTTCATCAGCTCGCAGATGCGCTCGAACTCGGTGTACAGGAAGTTCTCCTTGTGGTGGTACATGCACCACTTCGCCATGATCGAGCCGCCGCGCGAGACGATGCCCGTCACGCGATCGGCGGTGAGCGGAATGTGGCGAAGCAGCACACCGGCGTGAATCGTGAAGTAATCGACCCCCTGTTCGGCCTGCTCCTCGAGGGTCTCCATGAACACGTCGATGTTGAGATCCTCGGCGACGCCGCCGACCTTCTCCAACGCCTGGTAGATCGGCACCGTTCCGACCGGCACCGGCGAGTTGCGCAGGATCCACTCGCGCGTCTCGTGAATGCGGTCGCCGGTGGACAGATCCATGACGGTGTCAGCCCCCCACTTGATCGCCCACCGGAGCTTCTCGACCTCGTCGGCGATGGACGAGTGGACCGCCGAGTTGCCGATGTTGGCGTTGATCTTCACCGCGAAGTCGCGCCCGATGATCATCGGCTCGGACTCGGGGTGGTTGCGGTTGGCGGGGATGATCGCGCGCCCGGCGGCGATCTCGTCGCGGACGAACTCGGGGGTCACCCCCTCGCGGACGGCGACGAACCGCATCTCCTCGGTGATCTCGCCGCGGCGGGCGTAGTGCAGCTGCGACACGTTGGCGTCGCCGCGCGCCAGACGCCGCTCGATCCACGGCTGGCGCAGCTTGGGGAGGCCGTCGCGCAGGTCGTACCCCTGCGGCCCGGACGTGTCGTACACGTCCAGCGGCGGCTCACCGCCGGACAGCTCGATGCGGCGGAACGGCACGCGCAGGCCGTCCACTTCCTTGTACACCTTCGTCGAACGCGGAAACCAGTCGGTCGGCTGGACCGCGGCGACGGGATCGTCGATGACGTTGAGACTCATTGCTTTCCTCCGCCGGCATTACCCGGGTCAGGTTCAGGGGTCGCACGGGCTCGCCGTGCCTCTCAGCACGCAGCTCCCCCAGCAAGGGTGATGTGAAAACCCGCCAACCATAGCGCTTGCTCGCAAAATCGCAAGCGCGGGCCGCCGGCGACGGCCCGGCCGGCGCCCGGTCCGCGCTCGCGTACGCCCGGTCCGCGCTCGCTCGCGCCCCGTTCGCGCTCGCGTGCGCCGCACGCTCCCGTTCGCAATCACGCGCGCCCGGTCCGCGCTCGCGTGCGCCCGGTCCGCGCTCGCGTGCGCCGCGCGTTCCCGTGCGCGTGCGGCGCGCGCGGACTACAGCTTCTGGAACCAGCCCAGCAGCGAAAACGGGGACGTCTTGGCGGCGCCGACGTCGAAGCCGCCACCGCCCTGGCCGGCCTCGCCCTGCCCGAACTCCGGCCCGCCGGGTCCCGCGCCGGCATCGGTCGCCGCGGGCGCCCCGATCCGCACGAGCGTACCGCCGAGCGTGCTCGTGTACAGCGCGCCGGCGTCGCCGTACAGCGCCGCCACCGACGCGGCGGCGAGCGTCTGCGTGAAGTCGATGACGAAGTCGCCGTCGGTGTCCGGGTTCAGTGCGTAGCCCTC harbors:
- the thiC gene encoding phosphomethylpyrimidine synthase ThiC, whose protein sequence is MSLNVIDDPVAAVQPTDWFPRSTKVYKEVDGLRVPFRRIELSGGEPPLDVYDTSGPQGYDLRDGLPKLRQPWIERRLARGDANVSQLHYARRGEITEEMRFVAVREGVTPEFVRDEIAAGRAIIPANRNHPESEPMIIGRDFAVKINANIGNSAVHSSIADEVEKLRWAIKWGADTVMDLSTGDRIHETREWILRNSPVPVGTVPIYQALEKVGGVAEDLNIDVFMETLEEQAEQGVDYFTIHAGVLLRHIPLTADRVTGIVSRGGSIMAKWCMYHHKENFLYTEFERICELMKRYDIAFSLGDGLRPGSIADANDAAQFAELETLGELTEIAWKHDVQVMIEGPGHIPLHKIKENVDRQIDVCHGAPFYTLGPIVTDIAPGYDHITSAIGAAMIGWFGTSMLCYVTPKEHLGLPNREDVKAGVIAYKIAAHAADLAKGHPLAQQRDDALSKARFEFRWEDQFNLSLDPDTARAYHDETLPAPAAKGAHFCSMCGPKFCSMKITQDVRDYARAHGIAEAEAIRRGLAEKAEEFRRSGKDLYSPG